The window tcctatctaacctggtgtgcctgCACATCcctctcaacatcctcatctctgctaccttcatcttttaTACATgaagcgatcttgactggccaacactcagctccatacaacatcgttggtctaACCACTATTATATataacttacccttaagtttcggtggtaccttcttgtcacacaaaaacACCGGaagagtctccatttcatccatcccgccccaatacgatgtgtgacatcttttTAATCTCCCCACCCCCtgtataatagacccaaggtattTAAAACTCCCTCTTTtagggatgacttgtgagtctagcctcactttcccttcccctccttgagtctaGCCACTAAACTTATACTCCAAGTTTTCTTTCTTGGTCTTggtcaacttgaaacctttagattccagggtctgcctccatacctctaattgcaCGTTCATACCTTTTTATGTCTCGTTAATTAATACGATATCATTGGCAAATAGCATCCACCACGACACCTTcccttggatgtggcgcgtcagtacgtctatcaccagagcaaacaaaaaaggggtGAGTGCCAAACCCtgtgcaaccccatcataatcaGAAAATTGTCCGAGTCCCCACCCACCGTCCTCACTCAGGTCTTTagtccatcatacatatccttaaccAACCTAACGTAGGCAACAAGTACACCTctaacctccaaacatctccacaaaacctccctcaGAACTTTATCGTACgtcttttctaagtcgatgaacaccatatgcaagtccttctttctccCCCTATACttctccatcaatctcctaacaaggtggatgacTTCTGTAGTCGAATGCCCCGGCATAAAGCCAAATTGGTTCTTAGATATAGATACACTCCTCCTTACCCGTAGCTCTACCAcactctcccaaactttcatagtatggctaagcagcttgataccccgatagttattgcaattttggatatcacccttgttcatgtatacaggaaccatcgtgctccacctccactcttcaggcatcgtcttcattctaaaataatattaaataacctagtgagccactctAAGCCTGCCTTGCCTGCACTTTTCCAAAATTCCACCAGGATTTCATCCAGCCCGGTTGTTTttccccttctcatcttacgcatagccccctcaacttcatcaactctaatccacctacaatacccaaagtcacaacgactttcgaagagttccaaatcacccagtACAATGCTCTTGTCACCCTCAtcgttcaagagactatggaagtatgtctgccatctccgacggataagcccctcatccaacaaaactctaccttcttcataCTTGATGCATTTCACTTGGTCCAAGCCATCATCTTCCTTTCTCAcgccttggctaacctgaacaaACTCTTATTTCCACCTCAGCCCTCGAGTTCCTCGTACAAACGACTAAAAGTTGCAGTTTTGGCCGCCGTAACTACTagctttgcctctttcttagACAACTTATAATGCTCCTTATTCTCCCTCTTCTCCTCCTTGTCTGCACTTTCCACTAGCTTCAGATATGCTGCTTTCTTGGTTTCCACTTTTCCTTGCACCTCTCCATTCCACCGCCAATCTTCCTTGTGACCACAAAGTAACCCTttgagacccctaatacctctctTGCGGCTTCCCTAATGCACTTTGCAGTCGTGGTACACATAGCGCTTGtgtccccactactcctccaagccccCATAGTCACCAGCTTGATGTCACTCCCTAACCTTGGGAAGCGTGATCGGTGCTCAAACGAGATACCCTGGTCAAGCAAGCTTGTtatatttccttctacccaaactcatccatgaataaagaggatatttactccattaatcaaacactgcaaatatttcattaacaactcccatttcaattctattagcagcttcattctcataatttccaaaatatttcatgattatagatataatgaaaaaaacatgtttgccaaataccaacatttctagttcaattcccaacatcaaacaccatcCACAACCtctctacggagcctctaagtacaatagaagagtaatatggaaatgccggtaataaggccccagctatacctcaaaatataatacaCGCAGAACTAAAGATACATGACCCTGAAATGATGTgtggctcaccaagtcagctgggaagagagtgtaccgctatcactggtcaatgccGCCTGCTctagaaccacctgcatcaatTAAAGATACAACACaacccgacaaaagggacgttagtccatcgaataacactagtatgtatagctaaatgtcctctttcaaaatagaatgtccaTATAAAAAGGGATAACTATAGAACAACAAGTCAcgatcaacaatatccaaatgcccagttaaaacataacaactttcaaaatataaaaataatatatatttttggttgggagatctttagtaccgatataccacagTTCACAATGCCAATATTCAAAATACCACTGTTGACAATGCCACCGTACTCTTGGCACAGAGTttgatcatgacccgatcgactaggccatctCATCTGAGACATCAACATCTATCACAATCTTGATCAAAATTTCagttataatttccagcacaatcaccaccatgtgtgcggcatgacatccaatcacgacccgatcggctaggccgtctcaccagaATGTCGTGTAGATCGACATCAACTGCTTTTACCAATAATCCCATCCTaattgaggggaataattttatcacatcactTTCATCCCAACTAAGGGAAATATTCACAATTCACTCCTACACCTGCaagtgtagtttcggggttaggttaatTAAACCTACCCTTCCTTGGTGACTATCGATATTCtccaaaaacatttttgatttgatttaaacacaaaggtaacataaatataagtgtactcacctcaacatcatTCACATCGTATAAATCTTCATTAGTAGTTTCAATCACTCACAaccacaatatttccttggctcttttgaccattcacaagattctttattcatggcacgaTGGATGTATTTCATGtaccacactttcacctcttttatATTTTGAAGGATCACCATCAAACATCAACATATTGAATATTTCCAAATCATAAATCTCAAATTCATTAGTTATGGAAACTTTAAACACGtaaggtttcttcccaaagaatgtgGCACGCTGACTAGCATTAGAAACACACATTAAAATCACAAACAAGCAATACACTATTTATTCTTGAAGTACTCTTTCCCAATAACAgtaatgtacaatttcaacacctgaGTAGGTAAGATCTTGAATCACattggatatatttataaagcaaagaattagttaaagcaaccactTACGAGCATGGATTGAGTACAagagcttttaggcaattctattttagAAGTCATTTTAAAATAGTTGagttcgaggctcatttcataatctttgtCACATCCTCTCATTTCCTTGGCACCACTAGccataattataacataaattattggcacgttggccacacactatatccccaattcacttatttcattatcaagcatctttatagattatcaacaataagacattttaaatcaagactttaggtacacatatgagcaattaaagGTCTTAAGCATATcaagattttctcacacaattggCATTATAACCTTCATTTAAAACACGGCTCAAAgccatagcattttaatacacataccATACTTTAAACTTatatctttcgacataaggctcgTTCGAGATAGTCGAGTGTATAAGGGATAACCCGGAATATAGGAATTTATAACTTGAGTCAACCATACACCTTagggaacattatggaattcgattcaaaaagagaaattagccaacatacctcgattGAGATTTCATTGGAGTTGCTAAATGTTCCACTACCCTTGGAAACGTCAATCTATAGAAACATGGTCAAATTGGACCATCATTAGGAAGGGGTTCATCACATTCAGCtaacttaggcattttatcaaacattgagTGTGCACATTTCTCTACaacctttattgatgatatctccTTATTCAATACCCACTCTTTGCTCCACCAATTCATATTACAACCGGCCTTTAATAGTTTATGACCTCCAACAACGTATTCATGCCATATCATCCATCCCCAACCAACCAATTCATTAAACAAATCACTTTTCATTCTctacaaattctaaaaattccaATCGGTGAAACTATGGCTTACAATAATCATGCAATAAGTTCTAGCTCTAAATTTCTACTCATATATTCATTATTAAGTCATTCATGCAAGTCCAAGGAGATGGAATTACCTTTGGGAGTGAATCTTGTAAAAGTCCTCACTTGAGCTCTTGGGAAGATTCCTTGAAAATCTAATGATTCCATGGTGGATTTGATTAGTTGTAGggtggaattgatggaatgaaacaccaaactagtagggattactcaccttgaatATGGGAGGGGTCTTGAGATAGTGGAGAGGAGCTCCAAGAATCGTCCAAGAGGAGTGGGGGAGGTGAGGTATCGAAATGTTCTATATAAAGGCTTCAGGCTTGGCTTGTGCATCCTCGTGCGTCGCACAGACATGAATGATCTCTCGTTCAAGTTTGTGTGCTAGGGAAATATGTtgctatttttttaaattgttgGGGGTCATGGCTCGTTCAAACCCACGCGGCACACGAGTTCAGACGAGCTCCCCAGTAGCATCCTTTCTATATTTCATGTTTTCCAACTTACTCTCTTTCGATACCTTGCTACGATGTATACCCCCAATTCACTTCCAAATCTTTATATAAGTATGAAACCATGATTACACAATGTTAACCTCATCCATAGCCATCTAGGGTACACAAGCGGAAAGTAGAGATCTCGAGGCGCGATTTAAGGCTTTAAACACTTATCAAGACTTTCTTCATTCTGTGTACCTTAAtttagtaatttgatcataatttcttgtatatccaaatgacaaatggtctGATGAGtttgaaactagactcgaagGGCTATGCTTTAGGGacaaaattcattgaaaatataatttttctatgAGAGTAATTCCCGCTTAAAGTAAAGTGTTGTGCAAATTGAGACATTCTTTCCACtaaatgtatccaacttgttccacacaaattcTTCCCACTCACAAACCTCCTTAATATTCTCCAATATACCTTAAGCATACCACAgatctcctttaatactcgaaaACATTATTCCCAAATTAGCtagcgcactttaaaatcttaaatcattaggaaattttaacggggccttTAACTTGACCCCCAAGTCCTGCACTTTAGCTTCCGTCAAGGCTGCCCACTTAATACTATGTTGTCTATACATCTCCCTCTTCCTCCTTTTCCTCATGATCTCAAGGTTCATGACTAGAAGCCTATGAAGAGGCAAGAGGTTCTCACTTGGGATGACCTTGCAATCCGTGCAAAGGCCTTTACCAAACTTCCTGCAAAGTAAATAATCAATCTGAATGTCGGCCACCGAACTACAAAAGGTTACAAAGTGCTCCCTCTTCTTCGGGAAACTCGAGCTTtctatcaccaaatcaaatgctCTAGCAAAGTCCAGCAAAGACGTTCCTCCTTCGTTTCTATCTCCAAAACTAAAGCCACCATGCACATCATCATACCCCCTAGACGTCGCTCCAATATGGccgttgaaatctcctcctatgaaaatCTTCTCAGTATGCGGGATACCACGCACCATCTCATCCAAATCCTCCCAGAAACGCCTCCTGACTTCCTCATCCAAGCCGGCTTGGGGTGTGTACGCACTGATATGTTCAAAGTAAAACCTCCAACAACTAGCTTAATAGTCATCAGTGCAGCAGATTTATGGAAATATTATTATCAAAAAAGGCATTCTTTGAAAATTAACGTGTGTTCTAGGTAGTATTTAGTAACTAGGACACGTCACACATTGATGATTTTTTACATTGTCAACCAGTCATCTCCATAGACAACACACATGTCTATGGGAAGTACAACTTAAAATTGTTGATTGCAGTTAGAGTAGATA is drawn from Nicotiana tabacum cultivar K326 chromosome 22, ASM71507v2, whole genome shotgun sequence and contains these coding sequences:
- the LOC142176173 gene encoding uncharacterized protein LOC142176173; this encodes MVRGIPHTEKIFIGGDFNGHIGATSRGYDDVHGGFSFGDRNEGGTSLLDFARAFDLVIESSSFPKKREHFVTFCSSVADIQIDYLLCRKFGKGLCTDCKVIPSENLLPLHRLLVMNLEIMRKRRKREMYRQHSIKWAALTEAKVQDLGVKLTFPRVVEHLATPMKSQSSQRATFFGKKPYVFKVSITNEFEIYDLEIFNMLMFDGDPSKYKRGESVGSRKRGIRGLKGLLCGHKEDWRWNGEVQGKVETKKAAYLKLVESADKEEKRENKEHYKLSKKEAKLVVTAAKTATFSRLYEELEG